The following are encoded in a window of Myxocyprinus asiaticus isolate MX2 ecotype Aquarium Trade chromosome 17, UBuf_Myxa_2, whole genome shotgun sequence genomic DNA:
- the LOC127454685 gene encoding stonin-2-like isoform X2 translates to MVSLSSSPNAGPRHSVCSSASFWSNVPPSESSWTTQSEEQSSVSMGASSCDLPSLNTEELPSQTPSCPHSPNSSVCQEDEGITMGSFNWTTNNQQTNGQSYATCNRFASWVTFDDDEDNVFQPPGRLSKIKLDNLNNSALQDANSNLISSSFCNRVTERHILDLTPDGTNSVFAFESTLNNSAPYNKKNPFLDDEFSNLQLSPINPFSAYFDKTELKTSQNFGLCPETPDFSTLSSPFFGYQDADIKRESIVLFSAQKNSASGNETVPSGPPEDGLDQLRKIQISDPDCDDSPTLPDDTVDAEDSDESIYEPDHMIPLEGWPMLLRIPEKKNIMSSRHWGPIFVRLTNSGQLQLFYEKGLDKPFKEFQLNSQHEISESKLQNYDENGHVHTVSVDHVVYKEKRKIQPKVTVVHLPVKEQLVKLGTTNYQDFLSFRHTLQETLVGLSVDKEGLSWPTTYMEEEIYMEVRDNFYGILSKGDSRILEQLVLTRVNMLAFLNGSPLCSIGLNDVQVKGKEVVSRHDIIPNTTSRWIRLRNCRLHDCADHSEFAMSGAITFSPPVGRRFELLRFRTAFAEKTLPFTLRTVASVKGAEVEVQSWLVMSTGFTSNRDPLTLIPCENVAIRYPIPEIWAKNFRRESVTGEKSLKARFNKGASFGSASTSGSEPVMRVTLGNAKYEQAFKSVVWRISRLPDKNTGLGHPHTFFCRLELGSDWEVPPKFHCQVEVEFDMPSASASKATVRSLSVGDKTDLKKWITYKSHYSYQVAVELKNENRMDSPQDEQPGECCQQ, encoded by the exons ATTCCTCTGTATGCCAAGAGGATGAAGGAATAACCATGGGTTCTTTCAACTGGACAACCAACAACCAGCAAACTAATGGCCAATCATATGCTACCTGCAACCGCTTTGCTAGCTGGGTTActtttgatgatgatgaagacaATGTTTTCCAGCCTCCAGGGAGGCTGTCTAAAATAAAACTAGACAACCTGAACAATTCTGCACTTCAGGATGCCAACAGCAACCTGATTTCCTCTTCCTTTTGCAACCGGGTGACCGAGAGACATATCCTGGACTTGACCCCAGATGGCACCAATTCTGTTTTTGCCTTTGAAAGCACTCTGAACAACAGCGCCCCTTACAACAAGAAGAACCCATTCCTGGATGATGAATTCTCCAACCTTCAACTATCCCCTATTAACCCTTTCAGTGCCTACTTTGACAAAACAGAGCTGAAAACGTCTCAAAACTTTGGCCTGTGCCCAGAGACACCTGATTTCTCAACCCTCAGTTCACCATTCTTTGGGTATCAAGATGCTGATATCAAAAGGGAATCTATCGTTCTTTTCTCAGCACAGAAGAACTCTGCGAGTGGAAATGAAACAGTCCCATCTGGCCCTCCTGAAGATGGTCTGGATCAGCTCAGGAAAATACAAATCTCTGACCCTGACTGTGATGATAGTCCCACCCTACCAGATGATACTGTGGATGCAGAAGATTCTGATGAATCCATCTATGAACCAGACCACATGATTCCTCTGGAAGGGTGGCCCATGCTCCTACGCATCCCAGAAAAGAAGAACATCATGTCCTCACGTCACTGGGGACCAATTTTTGTCAGGTTGACGAACAGCGGCCAGCTGCAGCTCTTCTATGAGAAAGGGCTTGACAAGCCATTCAAAGAGTTCCAGCTGAACTCCCAGCATGAGATATCTGAATCCAAGCTCCAGAACTATGATGAGAATGGCCACGTACATACCGTTAGTGTAGACCATGTGGTTTATAAGGAGAAGAGGAAGATCCAACCCAAGGTCACGGTAGTTCATTTGCCTGTCAAAGAGCAATTGGTAAAGCTTGGGACCACAAACTACCAGGACTTCTTGAGTTTTCGTCACACCCTGCAGGAGACCCTTGTGGGTCTCTCTGTAGATAAAGAAGGCCTCAGCTGGCCTACAACTTACATGGAGGAGGAGATCTACATGGAGGTGAGAGATAACTTCTATGGAATTCTCTCCAAGGGGGACAGTCGTATCTTGGAGCAGTTGGTTTTGACCCGAGTAAACATGCTAGCCTTTTTGAATGGCTCTCCACTGTGCAGTATTGGCCTCAATGATGTCCAAGTCAAAGGTAAAGAAGTGGTTTCTCGGCATGACATAATTCCCAACACAACGTCACGTTGGATTCGCCTACGGAACTGTCGACTGCATGATTGTGCAGATCACTCAGAGTTTGCAATGTCTGGAGCCATTACTTTTAGTCCACCAGTTGGCCGTCGCTTTGAACTTTTGCGTTTTCGCACAGCGTTTGCAGAAAAAACCCTTCCCTTCACTCTGAGAACAGTCGCTAGCGTCAAGGGCGCGGAAGTGGAGGTGCAGTCCTGGCTGGTGATGTCAACAGGTTTCACATCCAATCGAGATCCTTTGACGTTGATACCATGTGAGAATGTTGCAATCCGTTACCCCATACCTGAAATTTGGGCGAAGAACTTTAGGCGGGAGAGTGTGACAGGTGAGAAGTCCCTCAAGGCTCGCTTCAATAAAGGAGCCAGCTTTGGTTCAGCCAGCACGTCAGGATCAGAACCAGTCATGAGGGTCACGCTCGGCAATGCGAAATATGAACAGGCCTTTAAGTCTGTCGTGTGGAGGATCAGTCGCCTGCCAGACAAGAACACAG ggctggggcaccctcatacCTTCTTCTGTCGTTTGGAGCTAGGCTCAGACTGGGAGGTGCCTCCTAAGTTTCACTGCCAGGTGGAGGTGGAGTTTGATATGCCCTCTGCCTCTGCATCTAAAGCCACTGTTCGATCTCTGTCTGTGGGGGACAAAACTGACTTGAAAAAATGGATCACCTACAAATCGCATTACTCCTATCAG GTGGCAGTAGAgctgaaaaatgaaaacagaatggaCAGCCCTCAAGATGAGCAGCCAGGAGAGTGCTGTCAACAGTGA